The Acidimicrobiales bacterium genomic sequence AGACGGCGACGATGTTGGGGTGCTTCAGCGACGCCACGTGGATCGCCTCGCGCTCGAAGCGGTGTCGGAAGGCCTCGTCCGAGGCCAGCTGCTCGCTCAGCATCTTGACGGCGATCTCGCGGTCCAGCCGCCGATCGTGGGCGCGCCAGACGCTGGCCATGGCACCTGAGCCGATGTGGTCGAGTAGCTCGTACCGTTGGTCCAACACCCTCATCGACGTAGTCACCCTTCGGTCGCCGGCCATGTCCACCACACGGCGCGATCCTCGCAAGGCCAGTATGCCCGTCCCGACGAGAGTGCAGCCGGCGAGTCGCTGGGTGAGGTATTTGCCCGGTTCGTCCGGCTCTGGGGGGGAAGGGTGGTTCCCTTTGGTGTGGTCAGTTCCATCTTGTAATAGACGACATCATCGGTCATCCTTGAAGCTGATGAAAGGCGGCCCATCGACGTCCTCGACGAACAGCTGCCATACCGAGGAAGCGCTGCAGGTTCGGCAGGTCCTCGACCGGGTCGGTGACAAGTGGTCGATCCTCGTCATCTGCCTGCTGGCCCGGGGGACGCGTCGCTTCACCGAGCTGCAGCGCGAGACCGACGGCATCAGCCAGCGGATGCTGACGTTGACCCTGCGTCAGCTCGAGCGCGACGGGCTCGTGGCCCGGACCGTCCATGCCGTGGTCCCTCCCCGGGTCGACTACGAGCTGACAGAGCTGGGCGGCACCCTGCTCGCATCGGTCCAGTCTCTGACCACCTGGGCCATCGAGCACCGGCCCGATATCGCGACCGCCCGCGCCGACTACGACGCACGCCGCAGCTCGCTCGACAGCGAAGCGGCGGTGGCCCGATCCTGACGAGCCACAGATGATGGGGCTCGCACGCCGCGCGGCGCGGCGGATCATGGGCAGCGAAGAGGCAACGATCGCTCCGTTGACGGCCTCACAGGTGGCCTCGGCTGAGCTTCGCCTGGCGATCGCGGGCGATGTCGGTCACCCGTCAGCCGAGCTCGAGGTGAGCGTCGCCGCCATGGTGGACGAGCACGCCCGCCGGCCCTTCGACGGTCTGTTGCTGCTGGGCGACAATATCTATCCAGACGGTGACCCGGCCCGCGTCCACGAGGCGGTGTTGGACCCGCTCGGTCCGATCCTGGCCCGAGGCGTCGTCCTCGACGCCGTCCTGGGGAACCACGACGTCGACAGGGGCCAGCCCGACGAGGTCGCCCGCCGTCTCGGGATGCCGGCCCGCTGGTACGAGCGCCGGTTCGGGCCCGTCCAGCTGATCATGCTCGATTCCAACCGTGCCGGCGACCACGAGCAGCGGGCGTGGCTCGACCGGACGCTCGCCGAGAGTGACGCCGCCTTTCGAGTCGTGGCCCTCCACCACCCGCCGTACTCCGCCGGCTGGCACGGATCGTCGAGAGACGTGCGACGGGCGTTCGGGCCCGCCTTCGTGCGCCACGGCGTCGACCTCGTGCTCGCCGGCCACGAGCACGACTACCAACGGTCGAAGCCGATAAGAGGCACCGTCTACGTGGTGTCGGGCGCCGCCACCCATCTGCGGGCGACGGGCAGGCGACGCTTCACCGCCGCCGCCCATGCCCGGCACCATTTCCTCGACCTCTGGGTGATCGAGGGACGGGTCATCCTTCGACCCATCGGGCACGATCGCCAGCCTTTCGACCAGATGGTCCTTCCGATCGGCGGCGCCGGTGCGGCCCCCGTCGTAGCGTCTGCTCCTGGCAACCAGAGCGCCGGCTAAGACCGGGGGGCTCGACGAAGGGCTGGATGAGACTCCACATGTCGGAGTCGTCTCTCAGCACCGCTTCGATCCCGACGCTCCACCGGCTCCTGGAGACTAGTGGTCCGTTCCGGCGCCCAGCCGGGGTGGACCCGCCTGGGTGAACTTCGTGCCCACCGGGTCGACCGCCCACGGCGCCGTGACCTCCCACCGGTCCTCGTAGACCAACTCGGACAGCGGGCGTCGCCGCACAGGCCCGTGGCGGCCGGCCGGGCGTCCCAGTGTGATGGTGGCGTGCAGCGCGACATCGTCGGGGATGCTGAGGGCTGCCCGCAGCTCCTCGGCGACGAGGAGCTGGATCTGGGTCAGCACGCCGCCGAGGCCGACGGCGCGGGCCGCGAGAAGCAGATTCTGACAGGCGGGATAGATCGAGGAGCCTTCGAACGGATTGGCTTCCCGGTACCGGACAAGGCAGGCGAGGACGATGACCGGAGCCTCCGCCAGGCGCTCGGTGTAGTGGGTCATGCTCCTCGCCATCCGAGCCTTGGGGGACTCCGGCTCGAGTCCCGATCCCGTGGCGTAGCGATCGGTCGCCCGCTTGGAGGCCCACATCCGGCGGGCCGCCTCACCCAGCAGGCGACGAGCATCAGCGGCGTGCGGTCCGTCACGCAGCACAATGAACCGGAACGGCTGGCGGTTCGAGCCCGACGGCGCCCGGGTCGCCGCCCACAGCAAGCTGGCCAGCTCCTGGTCGGTCACAGGCTGGTCCGTGTAGCGGCGGATCGCCCGTGTCGTCCCCAGTCCTTCGAGGAGATCCATGTGCGAAGTCTCGCGTCTTCGCCGCGGCGTTGGTGAGTACGCGGCCCGCGGGGCGATGAGCGCCCCCCCGATCGGGCCCATCAGGGCACGAGGACGACCTTCCCAGCGACCTGGCGATCGAGCAGGTCGGCCATGACCTTCGGGCCGTCGACGAGCGGCTGCTCGGCCGGCACGGGCGGATGAAGGCGGCCGGATCCAACCATCTCCAGAACCTCGTCCAGCAGCTCGCGAGCACCGCTCGGGTCGCGCAGCGTCCATGCGCCCCAGTCGACACCGACGACCGTGCGGTTGTTGAGCAATACCTGGTTGAGGGGGACTCTGGGGATCGGCCCGGCGGCGAACCCGATGACACAGACCCGGCCCCCAGGCCCCGTCGCCCGCAGGGCTGGCTCACTGCGACCTCCCCCGACCGGATCGACGACCACGTCGACACCTCCACCTGAGAGCTCTCGGGCCCGGACCTTGAGGTCCTCGGCCTCGTAGGCGATCGTGGCCTCGGCACCCATCTCTCGGGCCGCGGTCAGCTTCTCTGGTGTCGACGCGGCACCTATCACGCGTCCGCCGAGAGCGACCGCGACATCGATGGCCGCCAGGCCGATGCCCCCGCCAGCGCCGAGCACGAGGATCCATTCGCCGGGAGCGATCCGGGTCCGTCGAGTGAGCGCGAACAATGCTGTGCTGTAGCTCTGCACGAGGGTGGCCGCTGGCCCGAACCCGGTGCCCGACGGGATCGGGATGGCCGAACCCTCGGGAACCACGACCTGCTCGGCGAACGCCCCGAACCCGCTGAAGGCGAGCACGCGATCGCCGACGCCGACCGCCCTCACACCGTCGCCGATCGCGCTCACCTCCCCTGCCATCTCGCTCCCCGGCACGAACGGTGTGGCTGGCTTGATCTGGTACTGCCCCTGGCAGATCAACCCGTCGACAAAGTTGACGCCGGCCGCCCGGACGTCAACGACGACCTGACCGGGACCAGGGATCGGCGCAGCGAGATCCTCCACGACCAGATCGCCGAGCGGGCCGAGCTGGCGGCAGACGAGGGCGCGCACGTCAGGCCTGAGCCAAGTCGTCGAGGATCTTCGCAAGCAGCTCGGGCGCAGCGGTCGCCACGTCATGGTTCGCGTCGATGTCGATGACCTCGGCGCCTCCCATGTTGGCGATCATCAGCTCGGCCTGCTTGGGCGGAATGACCCGGTCCTGGAGACAGCGGACGTAGGTGCGCGGCAACGATGGTGGCACGCCTGCCCAGGTGAAGGGCTCAAAGAGTGGACCGGGCGCCTCGTGCCCCATCCTCGGCCCGTTCTCCACCACCTCGAGCTCGGTTTCTACGGGCCGCTCCCCGGGGCGCAAACCGCCGATCGTGAGGCCCGCCGTCGACTCGAACACCTGCTGCTCGTGCTCGATGGTCATCTCCTTCAAGCCTGGCTTGAGGAAGTCGGCCGGCCGGGTG encodes the following:
- a CDS encoding nitroreductase family protein, which codes for MDLLEGLGTTRAIRRYTDQPVTDQELASLLWAATRAPSGSNRQPFRFIVLRDGPHAADARRLLGEAARRMWASKRATDRYATGSGLEPESPKARMARSMTHYTERLAEAPVIVLACLVRYREANPFEGSSIYPACQNLLLAARAVGLGGVLTQIQLLVAEELRAALSIPDDVALHATITLGRPAGRHGPVRRRPLSELVYEDRWEVTAPWAVDPVGTKFTQAGPPRLGAGTDH
- a CDS encoding helix-turn-helix domain-containing protein translates to MKGGPSTSSTNSCHTEEALQVRQVLDRVGDKWSILVICLLARGTRRFTELQRETDGISQRMLTLTLRQLERDGLVARTVHAVVPPRVDYELTELGGTLLASVQSLTTWAIEHRPDIATARADYDARRSSLDSEAAVARS
- a CDS encoding NADPH:quinone oxidoreductase family protein yields the protein MRALVCRQLGPLGDLVVEDLAAPIPGPGQVVVDVRAAGVNFVDGLICQGQYQIKPATPFVPGSEMAGEVSAIGDGVRAVGVGDRVLAFSGFGAFAEQVVVPEGSAIPIPSGTGFGPAATLVQSYSTALFALTRRTRIAPGEWILVLGAGGGIGLAAIDVAVALGGRVIGAASTPEKLTAAREMGAEATIAYEAEDLKVRARELSGGGVDVVVDPVGGGRSEPALRATGPGGRVCVIGFAAGPIPRVPLNQVLLNNRTVVGVDWGAWTLRDPSGARELLDEVLEMVGSGRLHPPVPAEQPLVDGPKVMADLLDRQVAGKVVLVP
- a CDS encoding metallophosphoesterase gives rise to the protein MMGLARRAARRIMGSEEATIAPLTASQVASAELRLAIAGDVGHPSAELEVSVAAMVDEHARRPFDGLLLLGDNIYPDGDPARVHEAVLDPLGPILARGVVLDAVLGNHDVDRGQPDEVARRLGMPARWYERRFGPVQLIMLDSNRAGDHEQRAWLDRTLAESDAAFRVVALHHPPYSAGWHGSSRDVRRAFGPAFVRHGVDLVLAGHEHDYQRSKPIRGTVYVVSGAATHLRATGRRRFTAAAHARHHFLDLWVIEGRVILRPIGHDRQPFDQMVLPIGGAGAAPVVASAPGNQSAG
- a CDS encoding alpha/beta fold hydrolase; amino-acid sequence: MSALPTLVLVHGGTMTSTMWDQVGEHLQSPSVAVDLPGRRYRPADLSRIRRNDWVRAVAQDIECLGEVLLVGHSSGGYVIPGVAALSPHRVRRMVFVAATVPAEGTRPADFLKPGLKEMTIEHEQQVFESTAGLTIGGLRPGERPVETELEVVENGPRMGHEAPGPLFEPFTWAGVPPSLPRTYVRCLQDRVIPPKQAELMIANMGGAEVIDIDANHDVATAAPELLAKILDDLAQA